The Ochotona princeps isolate mOchPri1 chromosome 1, mOchPri1.hap1, whole genome shotgun sequence genome has a segment encoding these proteins:
- the ASF1A gene encoding histone chaperone ASF1A — protein sequence MAKVQVNNVVVLDNPSPFYNPFQFEITFECIEDLSEDLEWKIIYVGSAESEEYDQVLDSVLVGPVPAGRHMFVFQADAPNPGLIPDADAVGVTVVLITCTYRGQEFIRVGYYVNNEYTETELRENPPVKPDFSKLQRNILASNPRVTRFHINWEDNTEKLEDAESSNPNLQSLLSTDALPSASKGWSTSENSLNVMLESHMDCM from the exons atggCAAAGGTTCAGGTGAACAATGTAGTGGTGCTGGATAACCCTTCTCCTTTCTACAACCCGTTCCAGTTCGAGATCACGTTCGAGTGCATCGAGGACCTGTCTGAAG ACTTGGAGTGGAAAATTATCTACGTGGGCTCTGCAGAAAGCGAAGAATATGATCAAGTTTTAGACTCTGTTTTAGTGGGCCCTGTTCCTGCAGGACGGCATATGTTTGTATTTCAG GCAGATGCACCTAACCCAGGACTCATTCCAGATGCTGATGCAGTAGGCGTAACAGTTGTGCTAATTACTTGTACCTATCGAGGCCAAGAATTTATTAGAGTTGGCTACTATGTAAATAATGAATATACTGAGACAGAATTAAGGGAAAATCCGCCAGTAAAACCAGACTTTTCTAAG CTTCAGAGGAACATTTTGGCATCTAATCCCAGGGTCACAAGATTTCACATTAATTGGGAAGACAACACGGAAAAACTGGAAGATGCAGAGAGCAGTAATCCAAACCTCCAGTCACTTCTTTCAACAGATGCGTTACCTTCCGCCTCAAAGGGATGGTCCACGTCAGAAAACTCACTAAATGTCATGTTAGAATCCCACATGGACTGCATGTGA